A segment of the bacterium genome:
CGAGGCAATCGACGTCGGCGGCGTGATGCACAATGAGGCTCCGACCTTCCGCGTGGACATGATGCCCTATGGCGGGGTCAAGCTCTCCGGCAACGGCCGTGAAGGTCCCCGCTGGGCGATCGAAGAGATGACCGAGCCGAAGCTCCTGGTCCTGAGCGCATAGGATGCCGGCGATCAACTTCACCATCGGGACGACCCGCTTCGAGGCGGCGCGCGGCGACATCACGCACGAGACCACCGACGCGATCGTCAATGCCGCCAATTCCGGGCTGCGCGGCGGCGGCGGCGTCGATGGCGCGATCCATCGTGCCGGCGGGCCGACCATCCTGGAAGAGTGCCGCAAGATCGGCCGTTGCCCGGTCGGCAAGGCGGTGGTGACCGGCGCGGGCAAGTTGAAGGCCAAGTGGGTCATTCACACCGTGGGGCCGATTTACGCCGGATTGCCCAGCGACAAGACCGAGCTGGCGTCCGCCTACCGCGAAAGTCTCGCCCGCGCGCAGGAAATCGGCGCGAGGTCGATCGCTTTCCCCTCGATTTCGACCGGCGCCTTCGGCTATCCGATCAAGGAGGCGGCGCCGATCGCGATCCGCACCGTCTGCGATTTTGTCGCCGCGCATCCGGAAGCGTTTGATCTGATTCGATTCATACTGTTTTCCGACTCCGACTACTCCATCTACTTCGCCGAATTCCGCAAGCGCGGCGCG
Coding sequences within it:
- a CDS encoding aldehyde dehydrogenase family protein; this encodes EAIDVGGVMHNEAPTFRVDMMPYGGVKLSGNGREGPRWAIEEMTEPKLLVLSA
- a CDS encoding O-acetyl-ADP-ribose deacetylase, whose translation is MPAINFTIGTTRFEAARGDITHETTDAIVNAANSGLRGGGGVDGAIHRAGGPTILEECRKIGRCPVGKAVVTGAGKLKAKWVIHTVGPIYAGLPSDKTELASAYRESLARAQEIGARSIAFPSISTGAFGYPIKEAAPIAIRTVCDFVAAHPEAFDLIRFILFSDSDYSIYFAEFRKRGAQHPTIYR